CAGCATCTTCTGGACAGCGTCCGCGACCGGACCGCTCAAATCTGAGTCTTTCCGCGTCGCAACACCGTATTGCTGCTCGGCGACCACAACGTCCAAAAACTCACGGTTTTCATTCATATATGTACCTGCGATGCATTTGTCCATGCACACCGCATCCACGGCGCCCGTCTCAAGCGCCGTATCCAGATCTGAATATTTCGCGGTCTTCACGACGCCGGCCCCTTCGTACACTGTAGCCGTATCTGTGTTGGAGACGACCTTGTCTGTTATGATCCCCAGGTCATACAGCTTCTGTGCAAGCAGGGGGCCTGCGTTGGAACCGGACACAATGCCGACCGTCTGGTCTTTCAAATCGTCCGCACTGTGAAAAAGCGCAGATTTCTCTGCCATAATAACCGTCTCATCCGTATAATAAGGCG
This is a stretch of genomic DNA from [Clostridium] hylemonae DSM 15053. It encodes these proteins:
- a CDS encoding transporter substrate-binding domain-containing protein, whose translation is MKMRRLSALLCGLLTLAAVLTGCGGREKSGTLRVGVRDDIMNFGYLNKETGRYYGMEIDLANKLAEKLGYEEVEFVTVQPDNRKEMLQEGKVDCLVAAYSIADTRKENFDFSPPYYTDETVIMAEKSALFHSADDLKDQTVGIVSGSNAGPLLAQKLYDLGIITDKVVSNTDTATVYEGAGVVKTAKYSDLDTALETGAVDAVCMDKCIAGTYMNENREFLDVVVAEQQYGVATRKDSDLSGPVADAVQKMLDDGTVERLIDKWD